The genome window TGAGAGAAGTTGTATTCTGTGCGTATTAGAGCTTTCTTAAGCGATGAGTATGCTTCTTCCGGTACCCCTCCCGATAGCCAAAAATTGCTGATCTGGTGGTTTACCAATTCAAAAATCTCCTGGTCTGTATATTCACAAATCATGTCAGCTTCCTCTTCATGAAGGCAAACGCGGTAGAAAACTCATCTTTATTTTCAAACAGATATTTCGCTATTACCTGCATTAATTCAAAATCGTTCTCGTGGTCAAGATCAAGAATCCCCGTATCGTACATCTGAATAATCTCGCAATATCCGTCCAGTACGCCTTTTCCTGTTTGGAGAAACGCAGGATTGTAAGCATACAATGAAGCATTCATATCGTAAACGGCAGGAGCCTGCTGCCTTGCCACAAAGTCAGAATTCAGGACTTTCTTCACGCCCTTCTCACTTTCTATGACCATGTTAAAATAGGGGTTCCTGCGAGAGCCCGTCACAGAAAATGTTACATCAGCGTTTACCTTCTTTTGCTTCTCAACTAATGCATCAATGTCTTTTGCAGTGCGAAGCGGAGAGGTAAGATCAAGGTCGACTACCATCACATAATGCCGTCTGGTCTTCTCCTTCATTTGAAGAAAAGTATCCAATATAACTGCTGTTTTAGGAATTCTGTCCTCGGCCAACTCTGCCTTCCTGTCTATCACAGACAGATCTATGAAGGGATTCTCCTCGGCCATCTTAATCAGTTCAGAGCTGTCGGTATTCACCGCTACATCGATATGGTCTGTCGCATATTCCTCAATATATTGCGCGATTGCCGCAAAAGTATAATATGGGAGCGGATACCCGAGAAACTCCCGGATATTTTTATTCTTAATCCCCTTTGAGCCGGCTCTGCCGCATACAGTAAATAAAATATTCATCATCTGTCACCTGCCCATCCTTGTGTCAACTTCATCGTATTGATTGCATCTTGAATGGAATTGTCTGAATCTCCTATTTTCATCAATTCCAAGAAATGGATAAGCTCTCTTTTCTGAAAATCATTTCTATGATCCCCAAAATTAATTACTTTCCCGGATTTCATAAATGTAATTTTGCCGGACACAAGGTCACCTACAACCGTATCGTCTTCGGTAAACAGCATAACCTCCCGGATTGTCTTTCTTCCAAAATAATCCAGATGAAGCTCTACAAACTTATCCGCATATTCAGCAATATAAAGTGCAGTATCCTCACAGTTCAGTTCGAGATTAGATTTCTTACCACTCTTATATATGACATCTGTGGGCATTCCAAACAAATACTTCAGATAATCCCACTCATGAATGAGGTCTATCGAAACTCCTCCGCCAAGTTCCTTATGCGAACTGTAAGTATCCCGGTAATCTATCCCAGGTCTCCACTCTGGCAAATAGCTGGAACTGATACACCTCACGCCTATGACTCGGTTTTCTTTTACAAACGTTTTCAAATACTGGATCACATTTGTGTATCGCAGAGGACACGCCACATAATATAGGTTATCTTCTCGTATGCAAAGATTCTCTGCTTGTTGTAGCTTACGGACAGAAGTCACGGGTTTTTCTATAAAAAAATTCGATGCTTTTCCGTTCACCTCAAAAAGAGTATCTAAATGAAAATCCGTAGGATTTGTAATAAAAATTGCGTCGTAGTTCCCTGGCAAATCATCTGTTGAATGATAGACCGTATCAATTCCTATATCCAAGTCCCAGCTATTTGATCTCCTGACGGCATCGACCAGCAGTGCAAACCCATGCTCTTCCGCAATCTCTTTCAGATTACTTATATGACGTTTAGCTATCGAACCGATCCCAATAAAACAGATTTTCATTGGATACCCTCGATTCTATCCAACCACTTAAGTGTAGTCAGATCTTTTTCAAAACCATAAGTCTGATCCTTGTCTCCCCGTACAACGGCAAAAAACTCCTCAATCTCATTTTCATAAGCATTTTCAATGACAGTTGCTTGGTAACCATCCATGTGTTCTATGCTTCTATACAACTGAATCTGATTTAGTGTCTTTGCCTCAATGTTATATTCTTCCAATCCTTGTGGGGTTCCATCCCATGAGAGATATAAGTTCTCCGAATACACTTCAAAATTGCGGATTGCTTTCCTGCATACCACATCAATAATCAGCGATCCCTTATTGCCATTCTTGTGAGTAATCTGAATCATATAGTTGTCATCATAATTAAGGCCGAGACTGCTCATCGTCCCATGGATCGCAGCGACAGAATCTATTTCTCCGAATGCTTCCGTGAGCCAGGGCATCTCAATCGCCATAATCTCCCTACATCCATTTGTCCGCTTGTTGCCAACAAAAAAGTTTTTATAACTTTCCCATGGATGCCAATCCGGTAAATACTGACCTATATGATAGATGTAATTGACAGGGGCGTTTTGCGCTTTCACCTTTTCAGCAATATATTGTGTCTCCTCACGATAAAGGAAAGTGGATGACAAAAACAGGTATTTCCCTACCATGTTTGAAAGCTCAATATTTGCTTCATATCCATCTGAAACTAAATTAATCTCCGTAAAAACATGAAGCTTGTGTTGAAGGCATTCATAGATTATGGAATTGTGGCTCAATGGTGATGTACATACAAATGCGCAGTCAAATGCATCAATTTCAATTGCCTTCTGTATACTCTCTGCGGTTTCAATTCCATACAGTTGAGTTACCTCGCTCCTTCTTTCCGGATTGGAATCCACACCAATGATTTGATCCACATCTCCTCGTTTTTTTAAAAGCCTGATCCTGCGCTTTCCCATAGAGCCAAGGCCAATCAAAATAATTTTCATCATACGCACCTCCTTAAGCTGCGAGGTGCGCACAGGAGGACACAAATGTTACTTTTCTGAGTACCCCCCCCGAATTAAAAATTCGGCATATTCAAAATCCTCAATTGTATCAATATCTACGCTTCTATTTCTATTCATAATGTAGGCGTACTCCTTACCATCTAATATTTTTATTGCGCCTTCCTCATATACAATCTTTCGGATATAGAGAGCGCCATTAATTCTGTAGTATGTCATGAGCAGCTGCCTTGGCACTTCCGCAAGCCCTCTCCGGAATTCCGTTAAAGACAAACTCTCATCCAACGTCATGGACCACAGTGGTGAATGATCCATCTCGCAAACTGCGGTGATCGCATCTGCATTTTTATTTTCCAATTCACGATAACCTGCAACAATATCTTCCGCTGTCCTTAAAGGTGAAGTTGGCTGGAGCAAACATACCGTATCAAATCGATCATGATATCCCGACAAAACTTCTCTTACCACATCCCAACTTCCAGCCTTGTCGCCACTAGTTTGTGCTGACCGTAGAAACGGAACTTCAGCGCCATGCTTGCGTGCAATTGCAGCATATTGCTCATTGTCTGTAGATACCATGATGTGTGTAAATTTGCCGGATACCTTGGCCGCTTGGATACTATAACCAATCAGTGGTACTCCATTAAGCTTTCTAATGTTTTTATCCTTCAGCCCTTTTGATCCGCTTCGAGCTGGAATGATTGCTATATTATTCATACTCATCCCTCGATGTCATAAAAGGTTTTTCTAGGAATCACCGAGCCATTCCCGAAAACATCCTTCAGCTTTTCAATAATCTTTCCTGATGTGTTCCCGTCTCCATAGATGAATGAAGGATTGTGCCTCATTGAAGCCGCCTTCTCCATTGCTTCTATTATGTTATCTTTCTTTGTCTCACAGCAGATGATCGTATCAGCCATCAGGCGTCCCTTCTGCCGATTCCCGATATTTACTGTCGGAGTTCCAAGTGAAGGTGCCTCAATGATTCCGCTGGATGAATTTCCAAGCACGAACCTGCTGTGTTTAACAACGCTTAAGTATTTCCTCATGCCAAGAGACGCAACAAGATTCACCTTGCCGTTTCCTGCAGCAAATTGACTTAGAGCTTTATTTATCACCTCTCCACCCGCATCGGCATTTGCTTTCGTGATCAGGTAATAATATTGGCTTTGTTCTTTCATGGCCGCAATAAGTTCTTCAACCTGTTCTAATTCACTTCCAGCTTCCATAGTGACAGGGTGAAAAGTTACTAGAACCATCTCTATGTCTTCCGGAATGCCGATTTCTGACCTAACCTCTTTGTTTGAAAGAAGCGGAACGTGAAGAATGTTTTCGACACCTAATGCGCCGACATTGAACACACGATCCGGAGTCTCACCCATTTGAATGATTCGTTTACGGTATATTTCAGTTGACGGGAAATGGAGATAACTCATCTTGGTGATCGCATGACGAACACAATCATCGACCGCACCTTCGGTAAGTTCTCCGCCATGAAGGTGAGCGATAGGGATACTTGCATCCATTGCAGCTGCGCAGATACCAAGCATCTCAGTCCGATCTCCTAAAACGACAATACAATCTGGCTTTTCGGTTTCAAAGTATTCCGCAAAGCCTATGATGGCATTGGCCATGATTTTTGAAACCGCTAATGCGGTATCTCCCTCTATAAGGATTGGGATTCGCTTAAAGATGGGAATACCGTCTTTCTCTATCTCTGCTTGTGTATTACCATATTTCTCGCTGAGATGCGTCCCCGTGACCAACAATTGAAA of Roseburia hominis contains these proteins:
- the neuC gene encoding UDP-N-acetylglucosamine 2-epimerase; protein product: MKIAVVTATRAEYGILRPLILKLNQEKEIDFQLLVTGTHLSEKYGNTQAEIEKDGIPIFKRIPILIEGDTALAVSKIMANAIIGFAEYFETEKPDCIVVLGDRTEMLGICAAAMDASIPIAHLHGGELTEGAVDDCVRHAITKMSYLHFPSTEIYRKRIIQMGETPDRVFNVGALGVENILHVPLLSNKEVRSEIGIPEDIEMVLVTFHPVTMEAGSELEQVEELIAAMKEQSQYYYLITKANADAGGEVINKALSQFAAGNGKVNLVASLGMRKYLSVVKHSRFVLGNSSSGIIEAPSLGTPTVNIGNRQKGRLMADTIICCETKKDNIIEAMEKAASMRHNPSFIYGDGNTSGKIIEKLKDVFGNGSVIPRKTFYDIEG
- a CDS encoding Gfo/Idh/MocA family oxidoreductase, with the translated sequence MKICFIGIGSIAKRHISNLKEIAEEHGFALLVDAVRRSNSWDLDIGIDTVYHSTDDLPGNYDAIFITNPTDFHLDTLFEVNGKASNFFIEKPVTSVRKLQQAENLCIREDNLYYVACPLRYTNVIQYLKTFVKENRVIGVRCISSSYLPEWRPGIDYRDTYSSHKELGGGVSIDLIHEWDYLKYLFGMPTDVIYKSGKKSNLELNCEDTALYIAEYADKFVELHLDYFGRKTIREVMLFTEDDTVVGDLVSGKITFMKSGKVINFGDHRNDFQKRELIHFLELMKIGDSDNSIQDAINTMKLTQGWAGDR
- a CDS encoding acylneuraminate cytidylyltransferase family protein, which translates into the protein MNNIAIIPARSGSKGLKDKNIRKLNGVPLIGYSIQAAKVSGKFTHIMVSTDNEQYAAIARKHGAEVPFLRSAQTSGDKAGSWDVVREVLSGYHDRFDTVCLLQPTSPLRTAEDIVAGYRELENKNADAITAVCEMDHSPLWSMTLDESLSLTEFRRGLAEVPRQLLMTYYRINGALYIRKIVYEEGAIKILDGKEYAYIMNRNRSVDIDTIEDFEYAEFLIRGGYSEK
- a CDS encoding Gfo/Idh/MocA family oxidoreductase, producing the protein MMKIILIGLGSMGKRRIRLLKKRGDVDQIIGVDSNPERRSEVTQLYGIETAESIQKAIEIDAFDCAFVCTSPLSHNSIIYECLQHKLHVFTEINLVSDGYEANIELSNMVGKYLFLSSTFLYREETQYIAEKVKAQNAPVNYIYHIGQYLPDWHPWESYKNFFVGNKRTNGCREIMAIEMPWLTEAFGEIDSVAAIHGTMSSLGLNYDDNYMIQITHKNGNKGSLIIDVVCRKAIRNFEVYSENLYLSWDGTPQGLEEYNIEAKTLNQIQLYRSIEHMDGYQATVIENAYENEIEEFFAVVRGDKDQTYGFEKDLTTLKWLDRIEGIQ
- a CDS encoding acylneuraminate cytidylyltransferase family protein, which encodes MMNILFTVCGRAGSKGIKNKNIREFLGYPLPYYTFAAIAQYIEEYATDHIDVAVNTDSSELIKMAEENPFIDLSVIDRKAELAEDRIPKTAVILDTFLQMKEKTRRHYVMVVDLDLTSPLRTAKDIDALVEKQKKVNADVTFSVTGSRRNPYFNMVIESEKGVKKVLNSDFVARQQAPAVYDMNASLYAYNPAFLQTGKGVLDGYCEIIQMYDTGILDLDHENDFELMQVIAKYLFENKDEFSTAFAFMKRKLT